TCCAATAAACGGAGAATCGCTGCTCTCTCTGAATTTTAAGGTTTTGAATACTCCGGCTTATCTAATTGTCCCCCGTTGATTCTCCCCGTGTAGTGGAATAACATCCACAAAAGGAGCAATACGATCCATCAAACGTTGGCCTTTATAGATCTCCTCGCCATCCTTGCTTGTAAAGCTAAGATGTTTCTCCAAACCATCGAGCGGATAATTCGAGGTATAGAAGGTTGGTTTACGGTTCATCCGATAATTTAGAATCGCGCCAAGCACGTGATCACGTGCCCATGGATTTAAGTTCTCTGCACCAATGTCATCAAAGATAAGCAAATCGCAGTTTTTCATCGTATCCACGGTTTCCTTTAACTTCTGGCCGTCCATCATAATCGATTTTAAATCCTCGATAAAATCTGGCATATATACGATAACTCCAGTATAGCCGGCAACAGCAAGCTCATGAAGCAAGTAACACATCAGAAATGTTTTACCTGTTCCAAAGGTTCCGTGTAAATAAATCCCGCGTGAGGTCAGACCTTCATCTTTAACGCTTGTAATATAATCAAATATTTTATTAACCGCCGAGACCCGGCGTGGATCCTTGCCCATAATATCTATTTCATCATAACCGCCATTAAGCACACGCTCGTCCACATAAAAGCTGCGAATACGTTTGCGGATACTATCCTGACTATCCTGTGCCACTTTAAGACGGCAAGGCGTTTTGCGTTCATATAAATCCGTTGAACCATTCACAGTCTCTACCGTAAGTTTACTATAATGCCCCGGAAAATCATTTGGACATTTCTCAAGTCCCGGACAGTTCGCGCAGTTGCGACTTTCCTCAACATATTGATACAGACGGCTCATATGAAGCCGCAGTCGCGATTCATCCAGCTCAGGATGTTCGGACTGCAATGCCTTCACAAGTGGATGATTGAATAACCCCTGTTCAAGATCGCGTTGACGCTGCCGTAGAGTTGGATTGTTGATCGAACGAAGTACATCGCCCATAGACTCCATAGTTCCACCTCTCTTTCATTACGGCGCTTGGGAAACGCCTTTTTTCTTGCTGGCTTTAATTTCTGCCGCTTTCTTCATCATCGCCGCGAATTCCTCTTCCGATACCGTTCCGGCACTTCCATCGTCCAGCCCAATCGGTATTTCCGGCTTGGCCGATCTGCCTGCATTTTTAGCATATGAACGTGATCGTGGTCCTGCTGCCGTGTTAGTTGTGGCACCCTTGCCCTTCACTTTGGACTGATCCCTGATATATTTTACAGCCTTCTCGTAGGTGTTCACTTGTTTAACCAGCATATTGGAAGCAATAGCCTCCACAAAATTGCGGTTCATTCGTTGTTCTCCACCAGAGGCTACCATAGTCATTAAATAATGAATAAGTACGTTGATTACTTCACCGCTTAGCTTATAGTTCAAATCTATTTTCTCGAACATATCCATCAAATGACTGGGTACTGCACCTGGAAAAAAGGTTTGAAGCAGCCGCGTATAAGGTTCGTTCCGCAGCATCATATTATATTGGTGAATGTCGCATTTGGACAAAAATTGTGGTGGTACTTCTACATAATACTCCATCTCTACAGATTGCTCCGGTGGCGCAATAGAATCATCATTCTCTTCGGAGGCACTGGCTCGGATGGAAACAACCTTAGCAGCTGCAATTTCACGCTTTTCCTGCCGTTTCATATCTTGCCTGAAATGCTGGCTGGCTTTATATTGCAGTGCATCCAGTATTACCTCGCCTTCCGGCGAGAACACGCCATCTTCATCCAGCAGACGACATAAATCCTGTGGACTGAGTTCATACTTATGAGCTACATAGTTAATAACACCCATTTGAGTATGGTCAAAGCGAAGTTTTTCTACATGAGCCCGGTTCACAGACTCCCGTGGAAAACGCAAAATAATATCGCTATATCCAATCGCCTGTTCTCCCGATTCACGCATGCCGGGCTGACGCACAGAGGCCACTTCTGCAAGTGCCTGTTCCAGTTCATAATCAATGACATGTGTATTTAGTTGAAAAATATCATAAAAAGGCACGGAGATATTCTCTTTGCCTATGGATCTGCGACTCCACTCTTCTGGCTCTCGGTTCCAGAATTGTTCCCGTAAGGACAGCACAGCAAACTTGCCGATCTTATCGCGTAATAGCAACGTCAAATGCTGAGTAGCAAAAAAGTCAGCTGGCGATAGCGGCGGCATAAGCTCATATTCATATAAGTAATCATCGGTTTCCGGCACATAGATTCGACAGGTCTGCAACAGACCTACCGCTTCTAACCGGGAAGCCTGATCTATTAAATATTTGCGGCCTTTCTCATTCGGTTCAACGCCTAGCGTCATAAATAATCTGCGCTGTTGCTCCACTCCAGAATAGCCAATGCTATCTGCTGGCACATGTTCAACCAGCAAGCGATAGAAACTGATTGCAAAAGCTCCTACCATAGGTTGATACACAGAGCTAAGCATACGTCCATCTATAACACTAAGACCAAATTCGCGGGAAACGCAGTACCGATGATGTTCGGTGAAATGATGTAAGTTACTCATGCGCATCTACGGATACCCCCTTGTTTTCACGAATTCATACAGGATTCTATTCTATCATAAAAAACGTCGCCGGAAATGTAAATAAACTACCAATTCCGACTCTTTTCGCTATATAATCAGCTTTTTCTTACGATTATCTGCCTCTATTAAACAAGAAGAAACGGCTTCGCTGTCCTCTGAAAGAGGAAGGTTCCGTTTCTCGCTGAATTTCAAAATTGATTCTTAGCACCTAAAAGCTTATATGTTCAAAAAAACGACTCTCACATCAGAGCCGCAGGTCTTCCAATTAAATCTTTAAAACATCTTGTAACCACCAAAGCGCAGTTTTTGAATGGTCCATCCACTCAATATAGCACCTGCAAGACCAGCAACACCCGTTAAGTAATCAACAAAGTGGAAACTGGAGAGATGCTCCCAAAGCGACATCGCGCTTCTATCCCAAATGGAATAGACTACGACGGGTAGAATAATAAGAACGAATAGATAAGCGGGAAACCAGGTTGTCTTCATTAACATGTTAAGAATAAATCCAATACCAAACATCATCACAAAGAATAAAACGGTTAGGATAAACACTGGAATAAACCCCATGTTACCGCCACTACCCCTTTCTATAAAGAAGCGCACATCTTATACGAGCTAGTAGTAAGTTTACTAGAAAAAATGTCACGAAGCAATGAACTTTATTCAAATTTAGGCCTAATTCACTTACAACAGATTGTCATCATTTGCTCTAAGCAACTCGATTGCGATACAATGCATATAGATTAATGAATCGTACATAGTCTATGATGCAGGAGCTTCGTAGCAAGTTTTACACGATGTTATTCAGCGAAGCTTAGGCTTCGTAAAACTAAGTGTATGCTCTCGATGCAAGTTTTACACGATGTTATTCAGCGAAGCTTAGGCTTCGTAAAACTAAGTGTATGCTTTCGATGCAAGTTTTACGCGAAGTTATTCAGCGAAGCTTAAGCTTCGTAAAACTTTTAAGGAGTGAGATCATGAACGAAGCCGCTATGACACTGGAAGGCTGGTATGCATTGCATGACTTCCGCTCACTGAACTGGACCGCATGGACGGCAGCAGATGATGAAGAACGTGCCGTTGCTATGGAAGAATTACATGCTTTTATGCAGGAGTGGAGCACTGTCGAAGAAGCGAAGGAAGGCAGCTCTGCAGTATATTCCATCGTTGGCCAGAAGGCCGATTTCGTAATGATGTTCTTGCGTGAAAGTTTGGAAGCTCTGAACCAGCTTGAGACAGCCTTTAACAAAATAGCTTTTGCTCAATATACAACTAAAGCCTATTCCTACGTAAGTATTGTTGAATTAAGCAACTACCTTGCGGGGGGCAGCGATGGTAGCGACCCTATGCAGAATCCACATGTCATCGCACGTCTAAAGCCTGTTTTGCCGCAAGCGAAGCATATTTGCTTCTATCCAATGAACAAGAAACGCGAGCTTGCCGATAACTGGTATATGCTTGATATGGATAAACGCCGCGAGCTGATGGCTTCTCACGGATTAATCGGACGAGGTTATGCTGGTAAGGTGAAACAGATTATCACCGGTTCCGTAGGTTTTGATGATTGGGAATGGGGTGTAACCCTGTTCGCTGAAGATCCTCTGCAATTCAAAAAGCTGGTCTACGAAATGCGCTTTGACGAAGTCAGTGCTCGCTACGGTGAATTCGGACCTTTCTATGTCGGCAACCTGCTGACTGAGGATTCTTTTGAGGAAATGCTTAAATTGTAACAAGCAAAAACGCCTGCAGCGTCCCAAAAGGACGGTAAGCGTTTATGCGAGAAATATAAGAATAATGTATAACGTGAAACTTATACTTTCTTATATTTTAACAAAAAGGGTGAGTTTCCAGATCGTTATGGAGACTCACCCTTTTTGAATGCTATAACGAGGTTCCTGCTTCCTCATCCTCTTCGCTGTCATCTTCATCATCACGCAGACTTTCCAAAAATTCAGCCGTAGCCCGGTCACGCGCTCGCCCTTTTTCCTTTAAGCGTTCAATGCCAGGGAGAATGAGCAGATCAATTTCCTTTTGGACAACATAAGCTAGATCGTACTGATTCTGATCCTCCAGATAAGATCCAACCTCAATCAGTCCGTTGTATCGGTCCAATTCTTCTCTTGTCAGCAATCCACGCACCTGCACGCTGCAGTGACGCATCTTATAAGAATCTTCCTTTTTTCAGAACCAGCGGAATTCCACCGATAATGAACAAATAGCGCATATCCACAACTTTTTTCAATTGAGCTGCAGTCCAGCCCTTGTAAGTTTTGCTGCCAACTACAGCAATCCCTTGTCCTTTACCTAGAGAAGCTACTGTTCCTTTATTGCTGAATGCGAATTTCTTTGGTTGTTGATTACGGATCGCAGCCACCAAATTATGTGCACAGCATTCTCCCTGTTGCATAGCAATTTGTGCTGTTGGCGGGTAAGGACGTCCTTCTGGGTTAATCATCAAGGAGCCGTCTCCAATAATGAAGATATTGTCTTGGCCTGGTGCACGTAAATATTCATCTACTTTCACACGACCACGCATAGCTTCAAATCCTGCAGCTTCAATCAGACGATTTCCGCGAATTCCGCCTGTCCAGACAATTGTAGAAGCTTTAATCTCTTCACCTGATGCCAGAATTACACCGTTTGGTAGACATTCCTTGATCGCAACGCCCATCTTGAATGTAACACCCTTCTTAGTGAGCAGGTTCATTGCATACTCAACAAGTTCTGGTGCAAATCCAGGCAGAGCTGTTGGAGCAGCTTCTATGTTATATATATTTACCATGCTTGGATCAACGTCAAATTCTTTACACAACCCAGGGATGCGGTCCGCTAATTCGGCCACAAATTCAATTCCGCTAAAGCCGGCACCACCGACTACGAAATTGATATGCTCCTGAGCGTTGTTCTCGTTCTTGTATTTGGCAAATTGATACTCAATATGTTCACGAATCAAACGGACGGAGTTGATGCTCCGGATCGTCAGTGCGTATTTATCAAGTCCTGGGATACCGAAGGTTTCAGGCTCTCCGCCCAAAGCAATGACGAGATAGTCATACGAAAGAGTACCATCCTCCAAAATAATCTTTTTCTGCTGGGTACGAATTTCCTGAACAGATGACTTAACGAGATCGATCTTGAATTCATCGATTAGTTTAGAAATAGACACCCGAGTGTGTTCAATACTATCTGTACCCGCAGCAGGCATATGTAGATGGGTAGTAAAATAGTGGTACTCGTGACGGTTTACGAGCGTGACATCCGCTTCATTATAGTTCAAAGCCTTCTGTAAGCGCTGTGCGGTCAAAATACCCCCATAGCCCGCGCCTAAGATTACGATTTTGGGAATACTACTCATGTTCCGGCTCCTTCCAAGAGGTAAATCTGTCTTTGTATTTTTTATTGAAACAATGTACGGTCCTTTTTGTGAATTTATACACTTATATTTAGAAGAAATTCCAATCAAACTTAAAGGATTTCTAAATTGACCATATCCATTGTAAACCTTAGTGTAGTATTAATCAAACATTAAAATACTAAAAAACGTCACATTCTTATTGTGTTCTAAAGTCTTTCTTTGCAGGTATGTGTCACAATGTTTATAATAAGAAAGAATACAAGTATGGCAAAATGAATATATCAACTCGGAGGTGTAATATCCCGTGACACAAGAGCAATCCGGCGTTCCTATGAGCGACCTTTTAATCATAGGTGGCGGTCCAGCTGGCATGTTTGCCGCATTTTACGGTGGGATGCGTCAGGCATCAGTAACACTTATTGAAAGTATGCCCCAATTGGGAGGACAACTTGCTGCACTTTATCCTGAAAAATACATTTATGATGTAGCAGGTTTCCCAAAAGTAACTGCACAAGAATTGGTTGACAACCTGACACGGCAAATGGATATGTTCCAATCGAATATCCGGCTGGAGGAGAAAGTAATTTCTGTTCAGAAACGGGACGAACGCCATTTTGTAGTTACAACTGATGTAGCAGAATACCACAGTAAGGCTATTATCATCACAGCTGGTGTAGGCGCTTTTGAACCTCGCCGTTTAGAACTGCCAGACGCAGGACGGTTTGAAAAAGCCAACCTCCATTATTTTGTAAATGATTTAAATGCCTTTAAAGATAAAAAAGTTCTGATTAGCGGTGGCGGAGATTCCGCAGTAGACTGGGCGCTAATGCTGGAGCCGATCGCGGAGCAGGTAACCCTGATTCACCGCCGGGATAAATTCCGTGCGCATGAACACAGCGTAGAGAATCTGATGGCTTCCAAAGTTAACGTAATTACACCTACTGAAATTACAGAACTGCATGGTGACGAGTTCATAACTAAGGTTACCTTATCCCATATCAAAACCAAGGAAACACAAGAGATCGAAGTCGACAGTGTAATCGTCAATTTCGGATTTGTTTCCTCGCTAGGACCTATTGCAGAATGGGGTATCGATATTGAAGGAAACTCCATTGTCGTTGACTCACGTATGGAAACAAGTATTCCAGGTATCTTTGCGGCCGGTGATATCACCACATATCCGGGTAAGCTAAAGCTAATTGCTGTAGGATTCGGTGAAGCTCCAACGGCTGTGAATAACGCAAAAGTCTATATCGATCCGGAAGCTAAGCTTTCACCAGGTCACAGCAGTAATATGAAACTCTAATTCTATCTACTACAATAAAAAAGGGTATTCTGATAGGCCTATCAATAGCAGCCTATCAGGATACCCTTTTATGTTTGTGACTCGCGGTTTATTTATATGTAGCCAGCTACAAAGGTATACTTTGCGCTCTTTTAATGAAGAACCGCATGAACTGGAGAGTGTAAGTTTCGTTTGCGAATCTCAACGAGTAGAAGAGCGATGAAATCATGCTCTAGTTGCAATTCTATCGCTCTATGGTAAGAGTCTAGAAGCATCTCATCGGACAATTCAACCATAACGTTCATCTACCTTTCCTGTATTTGGATCTGAATCTATCATATCAAACTATCATTTTTCGAACAAGCGTTCGTGTTATCCACAAGTACATGTGGAAATCCTGTGTATAATATGTGCGTAAGCGTTACAAAGGTGATAACTGCACAGTGGAATATGGGGATAATAGTTATACACAGGATTGAACCACTTGTATACAGCTAAAAATATATTTTTATTGTAAATAAATTACAATATAATTTACCCCAAAAGAACGCAACTAAACGCAATTTTATCTCACTACTCTATTATCGTCAATTTAAAAATATTTGTTAATTTACTGAGGTCTTGTATTAACCTCCAAAATCCATATTTTACCTGAATAATCCACAGCATAATCAAAGCCCAGTTCACCTATTCCCGGGAAGTGCCGCTCCATTAGTTCAATACATACAAGTGTTAGTCTACGCATCTCCGCTTTCTTCGCCGATGCTTTCATCCGGGGCAACGATCTGCGAAGTCCTTCACGACAAGAAAGCATCGTACCACCTTTACATAAATTGGTTACGAACAGGCCCGGTCGAGCTAATCTTCCTACCATGGAGCGAAACTCCCATACAGCACCATTTTTCACTACCTTTACCCGATAATCAATAGGACGCCCGCCAATCCTGGCGAGAGAAATCCCCTGTTGAATCAAATATCTGCGTCTGACCTTGACGAAATGGAGCGCCCGTCTCATGGATCTGAAATCCTTGTAAATTCGAGTTCTGTCCATATAAGTAAATCCATAACCTCGGCTATCCCGAAATACTTTGATTACACCGTAACCTCCGCCACCAACTATAGGTTTAATAACAACATTTCCATATTTCCGGAGCATGGCTAACAGTGAGTCAGCCGAATACACCCTCGTCATTGGTATATAATGAGAAACCCTCGCGTCACTGAGCAATGCTTCTGTCTTTAACCATTTGCTAGCCAACTGTCTTCCCGACATTGTCCTTTCCCTCCTTTCACATTCCAGCCTACCCTATACATTACTCAGAAGAGGTCCCGCCCTCTTGTATGATTGTCCGTGTAGGAAGAGGCTATTAGCAAAAAGGGCTTAGAGCTTGTATCGACAACAATCTCAATCATGCATAGTTAGATTGCAGATTTTGAAGAATCTTATCTCTGAACATTCGACATTTTAATCGTAATGGATGAGTTCACTATAACTAGAAT
This Paenibacillus sp. FSL R5-0345 DNA region includes the following protein-coding sequences:
- a CDS encoding NAD(P)/FAD-dependent oxidoreductase, producing MSDLLIIGGGPAGMFAAFYGGMRQASVTLIESMPQLGGQLAALYPEKYIYDVAGFPKVTAQELVDNLTRQMDMFQSNIRLEEKVISVQKRDERHFVVTTDVAEYHSKAIIITAGVGAFEPRRLELPDAGRFEKANLHYFVNDLNAFKDKKVLISGGGDSAVDWALMLEPIAEQVTLIHRRDKFRAHEHSVENLMASKVNVITPTEITELHGDEFITKVTLSHIKTKETQEIEVDSVIVNFGFVSSLGPIAEWGIDIEGNSIVVDSRMETSIPGIFAAGDITTYPGKLKLIAVGFGEAPTAVNNAKVYIDPEAKLSPGHSSNMKL
- a CDS encoding DnaD domain protein, which codes for MRMSNLHHFTEHHRYCVSREFGLSVIDGRMLSSVYQPMVGAFAISFYRLLVEHVPADSIGYSGVEQQRRLFMTLGVEPNEKGRKYLIDQASRLEAVGLLQTCRIYVPETDDYLYEYELMPPLSPADFFATQHLTLLLRDKIGKFAVLSLREQFWNREPEEWSRRSIGKENISVPFYDIFQLNTHVIDYELEQALAEVASVRQPGMRESGEQAIGYSDIILRFPRESVNRAHVEKLRFDHTQMGVINYVAHKYELSPQDLCRLLDEDGVFSPEGEVILDALQYKASQHFRQDMKRQEKREIAAAKVVSIRASASEENDDSIAPPEQSVEMEYYVEVPPQFLSKCDIHQYNMMLRNEPYTRLLQTFFPGAVPSHLMDMFEKIDLNYKLSGEVINVLIHYLMTMVASGGEQRMNRNFVEAIASNMLVKQVNTYEKAVKYIRDQSKVKGKGATTNTAAGPRSRSYAKNAGRSAKPEIPIGLDDGSAGTVSEEEFAAMMKKAAEIKASKKKGVSQAP
- a CDS encoding NAD(P)/FAD-dependent oxidoreductase, producing MSSIPKIVILGAGYGGILTAQRLQKALNYNEADVTLVNRHEYHYFTTHLHMPAAGTDSIEHTRVSISKLIDEFKIDLVKSSVQEIRTQQKKIILEDGTLSYDYLVIALGGEPETFGIPGLDKYALTIRSINSVRLIREHIEYQFAKYKNENNAQEHINFVVGGAGFSGIEFVAELADRIPGLCKEFDVDPSMVNIYNIEAAPTALPGFAPELVEYAMNLLTKKGVTFKMGVAIKECLPNGVILASGEEIKASTIVWTGGIRGNRLIEAAGFEAMRGRVKVDEYLRAPGQDNIFIIGDGSLMINPEGRPYPPTAQIAMQQGECCAHNLVAAIRNQQPKKFAFSNKGTVASLGKGQGIAVVGSKTYKGWTAAQLKKVVDMRYLFIIGGIPLVLKKGRFL
- a CDS encoding sporulation histidine kinase inhibitor Sda, which codes for MVELSDEMLLDSYHRAIELQLEHDFIALLLVEIRKRNLHSPVHAVLH
- a CDS encoding YuiB family protein, which gives rise to MGFIPVFILTVLFFVMMFGIGFILNMLMKTTWFPAYLFVLIILPVVVYSIWDRSAMSLWEHLSSFHFVDYLTGVAGLAGAILSGWTIQKLRFGGYKMF
- the dnaI gene encoding primosomal protein DnaI; translated protein: MESMGDVLRSINNPTLRQRQRDLEQGLFNHPLVKALQSEHPELDESRLRLHMSRLYQYVEESRNCANCPGLEKCPNDFPGHYSKLTVETVNGSTDLYERKTPCRLKVAQDSQDSIRKRIRSFYVDERVLNGGYDEIDIMGKDPRRVSAVNKIFDYITSVKDEGLTSRGIYLHGTFGTGKTFLMCYLLHELAVAGYTGVIVYMPDFIEDLKSIMMDGQKLKETVDTMKNCDLLIFDDIGAENLNPWARDHVLGAILNYRMNRKPTFYTSNYPLDGLEKHLSFTSKDGEEIYKGQRLMDRIAPFVDVIPLHGENQRGTIR
- the hemQ gene encoding hydrogen peroxide-dependent heme synthase, whose protein sequence is MNEAAMTLEGWYALHDFRSLNWTAWTAADDEERAVAMEELHAFMQEWSTVEEAKEGSSAVYSIVGQKADFVMMFLRESLEALNQLETAFNKIAFAQYTTKAYSYVSIVELSNYLAGGSDGSDPMQNPHVIARLKPVLPQAKHICFYPMNKKRELADNWYMLDMDKRRELMASHGLIGRGYAGKVKQIITGSVGFDDWEWGVTLFAEDPLQFKKLVYEMRFDEVSARYGEFGPFYVGNLLTEDSFEEMLKL
- a CDS encoding YheC/YheD family protein, with protein sequence MSGRQLASKWLKTEALLSDARVSHYIPMTRVYSADSLLAMLRKYGNVVIKPIVGGGGYGVIKVFRDSRGYGFTYMDRTRIYKDFRSMRRALHFVKVRRRYLIQQGISLARIGGRPIDYRVKVVKNGAVWEFRSMVGRLARPGLFVTNLCKGGTMLSCREGLRRSLPRMKASAKKAEMRRLTLVCIELMERHFPGIGELGFDYAVDYSGKIWILEVNTRPQ